In one window of Rhinopithecus roxellana isolate Shanxi Qingling chromosome 15, ASM756505v1, whole genome shotgun sequence DNA:
- the MRPL23 gene encoding 39S ribosomal protein L23, mitochondrial isoform X2, protein MEMTRVDLRNYLESIYNVPVAAVRTRVQYGSNKRRDHRNVRIKKPDYKVAYVQLAHGQTFTFPDLFPEKDQSPEGSTADGLHDMLAEERQQRQSSDPRRGGVPNWFGL, encoded by the exons AATGACAAGGGTAGACCTCAGGAACTACCTCGAGAGCATCTATAATGTGCCCGTGGCTGCCGTGCGGACACGGGTGCAGTATG GCTCTAACAAGAGAAGAGATCACAGAAATGTGAGGATCAAGAAGCCGGACTACAAGGTCGCCTACGTGCAGCTG GCCCACGGACAGACCTTCACGTTCCCAGATCTGTTTCCCGAGAAAGACCAGAGCCCCGAAGGCAGCACTGCCGACGGACTCCACGACATGCTCGCGGAGGAGAGGCAGCAGAGGCAGAGCAGTGACCCTCGGCGGGGCGGCGTCCCCAACTGGTTCGGGCTGTGA